One stretch of Candidatus Bathyarchaeia archaeon DNA includes these proteins:
- a CDS encoding glycerate kinase, which produces MVEIKNREQLLQNAQTPRLNKARALALRCLEEAVNAVEPKQLLKNKLIKKNSQLRIDDLVFDLDKFERVFVVGGGKAGAAMTQAVEKVLGMRITGGVVNVPYGSKRPTQKVELQEAQHPVPDQAGVEGTRRIMQIAQEATAQDLVICLISGGGSSLMPLPRQGISLEDKQALTNMLLKSGADITEVNIVRKHLSAFKGGWLAKKAYPATVLNLVLSDVMGDPLDAIASGPTVPDSSTFGDAQGILEKYGLWLKAPVAVRELITEGAESMIEETPKAQDPAFKNVHNVVIGNNRTASQAALKCLQSEGINTLLLADLLEGEAKDVGEAFAKFAVGVVVSDTPIPKPVGVVAGGETTVTVRGEGLGGRNQELALASALNLGGLEECVIASFSTDGVDGPTDAAGAIVDGYTLKRAKQAGLNPEEYLARNDAYHFFSKLGDLIHTDATGTNVNDISVIIAL; this is translated from the coding sequence GTGGTAGAGATTAAAAACCGAGAACAACTCCTCCAAAACGCCCAGACACCCCGTCTAAACAAAGCCCGTGCATTAGCGCTCCGATGCCTTGAAGAGGCAGTGAACGCAGTAGAACCCAAACAGTTGCTGAAAAATAAACTGATAAAGAAAAATAGTCAGTTACGCATTGACGACTTGGTTTTTGATTTGGACAAGTTTGAGCGTGTTTTTGTGGTGGGCGGCGGCAAAGCAGGTGCAGCCATGACTCAAGCAGTGGAGAAGGTTCTGGGTATGCGGATAACGGGTGGAGTTGTGAATGTTCCTTACGGCAGCAAACGTCCAACCCAAAAGGTGGAGCTACAGGAAGCACAACATCCTGTTCCGGACCAAGCAGGCGTTGAAGGCACAAGACGCATCATGCAAATAGCCCAAGAAGCCACCGCACAGGATTTGGTGATTTGCCTGATTTCAGGCGGCGGCTCCAGCCTTATGCCCCTGCCTCGCCAAGGAATCTCGTTGGAGGATAAACAGGCACTTACAAACATGCTTCTGAAAAGCGGCGCAGACATAACGGAAGTGAACATTGTCCGAAAACACCTTTCCGCATTTAAAGGTGGGTGGCTAGCAAAAAAAGCTTACCCTGCAACCGTGTTGAATCTGGTTTTGTCGGATGTTATGGGGGACCCGTTGGACGCCATTGCTTCGGGACCAACTGTCCCTGACTCCTCAACGTTTGGTGACGCGCAAGGTATCCTTGAGAAGTATGGGTTGTGGCTTAAAGCTCCAGTTGCTGTCCGCGAACTAATCACAGAAGGCGCAGAGAGCATGATTGAGGAGACTCCCAAAGCCCAAGACCCCGCCTTCAAAAACGTCCACAACGTTGTAATCGGTAACAACCGGACCGCCAGCCAAGCCGCCCTCAAATGCCTCCAAAGCGAAGGCATAAACACGCTGCTTTTAGCCGATTTGTTGGAGGGAGAAGCCAAGGATGTGGGGGAAGCGTTTGCCAAGTTTGCTGTGGGCGTGGTGGTTTCGGATACGCCTATTCCTAAGCCTGTGGGGGTTGTGGCAGGCGGCGAAACCACGGTTACTGTTCGGGGTGAAGGGTTGGGGGGCAGAAATCAGGAGTTGGCGTTGGCTTCTGCGTTAAATCTTGGAGGATTGGAGGAATGTGTAATTGCCTCTTTTAGCACCGACGGCGTGGACGGACCTACAGATGCGGCGGGAGCCATTGTGGACGGCTACACCCTGAAGAGAGCAAAACAGGCGGGTTTAAACCCCGAGGAGTATTTGGCACGAAATGATGCGTACCACTTTTTTTCCAAACTGGGCGACCTTATTCATACAGATGCAACGGGAACCAATGTTAACGATATATCTGTGATTATCGCACTATAA
- a CDS encoding TatD family hydrolase, translated as MKLVDAHIHLTDPQYAGHTDMLIEDAKSSGLVALVTNAMDYDTSIEALKLQEQNPKLVYVALGIHPWNVNVLKEGELDQTLRLIEEQHQKQNITAIGEIGLDCKYESIWNQQILVFDKMLRLAEKLDLPVIIHSRGTTEFIVDMLQSYSLKRVLLHWFSHPMPALAKAMEHGYYITEGPPALYSNGIREVITDTPMTNLLTETDGPVLFRKAPFNGQLTRPSFVREVVHAIAEIKGLSAEEVSEQIVKNFEAFFNKKLC; from the coding sequence ATGAAGCTGGTCGATGCCCACATTCACCTCACCGACCCCCAATACGCGGGACACACAGACATGTTAATTGAAGACGCCAAGTCTTCAGGGCTGGTTGCCTTGGTTACTAACGCAATGGATTACGACACGAGCATCGAAGCGCTAAAACTCCAAGAGCAAAACCCCAAGCTGGTTTATGTGGCGTTAGGCATTCACCCCTGGAACGTGAATGTACTCAAAGAAGGCGAACTTGACCAAACGTTAAGGCTAATTGAAGAACAACACCAAAAACAGAACATCACTGCCATCGGCGAGATCGGTTTAGACTGCAAATATGAGTCTATCTGGAACCAGCAGATTCTTGTTTTTGACAAGATGCTGCGTCTGGCGGAGAAGCTGGATTTGCCGGTGATTATTCATTCACGGGGAACAACTGAATTTATCGTGGACATGCTCCAATCCTACAGCCTCAAACGGGTGCTGCTCCACTGGTTCAGCCACCCCATGCCCGCCCTCGCAAAAGCGATGGAGCACGGCTACTACATCACAGAAGGTCCTCCAGCGTTGTACTCTAATGGCATCCGCGAAGTCATAACCGACACACCCATGACAAATCTGCTGACCGAAACTGACGGTCCAGTGCTCTTTCGAAAAGCGCCGTTCAACGGACAATTAACGCGCCCCTCCTTTGTGCGGGAAGTTGTACACGCCATCGCCGAAATCAAAGGGTTATCCGCAGAGGAAGTTTCAGAGCAGATTGTCAAGAATTTTGAGGCTTTCTTTAACAAAAAACTCTGCTAA
- the tes gene encoding tetraether lipid synthase Tes: protein MNPIKSTRSICPECLQALDAEIFEDGGKVFIKKTCPQHGEFTELYWSDYDQYMRAEKFRFDGEGMENPRTKKEKGCPYDCGICPEHKSNTALAIIDITNRCNLKCPVCFANASAAGYVYEPTAQEVTAMLENLRANRPVPATALQFSGGEPTIRNELFDFIRKAKELGFRHVEVNTNGVRISKDLEYAKQLRATGVSTIYLQFDGLTSDVYKFIRGVDLVDTKMKAIQNLREAGFNSIVLVVTLVKGVNDTQLGDIIKFATDNFDVIRCINVQPVSLCGRIPQQEREKMRITIPDFMRLVEEQTNGVVKADDFYPVPTVAPVSKAVGSIKDKNYIEFTGHPHCGMATYLFVEDGKTTPITHIANVDKFIEALKKVCEESQKGNKNRAKLQLVNASRHVKFSFLRKYVFRVLSEGSYESLGDLQRKSLLLTSMHFMDPYNFDLERVQRCLIHYALPDGRIIPFCTYNSLHRTEVEKKLGVPIKEWQNKHKVEISQPV, encoded by the coding sequence ATGAACCCAATTAAGAGCACACGATCCATCTGCCCCGAATGCCTCCAAGCGTTAGACGCTGAAATCTTCGAGGACGGCGGCAAAGTCTTCATCAAGAAAACGTGTCCCCAACACGGCGAGTTTACGGAACTTTACTGGTCAGACTACGACCAATACATGCGGGCGGAGAAGTTCCGCTTCGACGGTGAAGGCATGGAGAACCCCCGCACCAAAAAAGAAAAAGGCTGCCCCTACGACTGTGGCATATGCCCAGAACATAAGTCCAACACTGCACTGGCAATCATCGACATAACAAATCGCTGCAACCTCAAATGCCCCGTTTGCTTCGCCAACGCTTCCGCCGCGGGTTACGTCTACGAACCCACTGCCCAAGAAGTTACCGCTATGCTGGAAAACCTGCGGGCAAACAGACCCGTGCCTGCTACGGCGTTGCAGTTCAGCGGCGGCGAACCCACCATCCGCAACGAACTTTTTGACTTTATTCGAAAAGCCAAAGAACTGGGCTTTAGACATGTGGAAGTTAACACGAACGGCGTTCGAATAAGCAAAGACCTCGAATATGCCAAGCAATTGCGGGCGACTGGCGTCAGCACCATCTACTTGCAGTTTGACGGGTTAACCTCTGATGTTTACAAGTTTATCCGTGGCGTGGATCTGGTGGACACCAAAATGAAAGCCATCCAGAACCTTCGGGAAGCAGGTTTTAACAGCATCGTTCTGGTCGTTACGTTGGTGAAAGGCGTTAACGACACACAGCTAGGCGACATTATAAAGTTCGCCACCGACAACTTCGATGTTATCCGGTGCATAAACGTGCAGCCCGTTTCCCTCTGCGGACGCATTCCTCAGCAGGAACGCGAAAAAATGCGCATCACCATCCCCGACTTCATGCGGCTTGTTGAAGAGCAAACTAACGGAGTTGTGAAAGCTGACGACTTTTATCCCGTCCCAACGGTAGCGCCTGTCTCCAAAGCCGTCGGCTCCATCAAAGACAAAAACTACATCGAATTCACTGGGCATCCCCACTGCGGCATGGCAACCTACCTGTTTGTAGAAGACGGCAAAACCACCCCCATAACCCACATAGCTAACGTGGACAAATTCATCGAGGCCCTGAAAAAGGTTTGCGAGGAATCTCAAAAAGGCAACAAGAACCGCGCCAAACTGCAGTTAGTTAATGCGTCACGTCACGTGAAGTTCAGTTTCCTACGCAAATACGTGTTCCGGGTGCTTTCTGAGGGTAGTTATGAGAGTCTTGGTGACTTGCAGCGAAAATCGCTTCTGCTAACTTCCATGCACTTTATGGACCCCTACAACTTTGACTTAGAACGGGTCCAGCGATGCCTGATTCACTATGCTCTGCCAGATGGGCGGATTATTCCGTTCTGCACCTACAACAGTCTTCATCGCACCGAAGTCGAAAAGAAACTTGGCGTCCCAATTAAAGAGTGGCAAAACAAGCATAAGGTTGAAATAAGCCAGCCAGTCTAG
- a CDS encoding histone family protein, with translation MADLELAVAPMHRLCKKAGADRVSEAAAKELAKALEGIGIKIAKEALDFAMHAGRKTIKSEDIEIASKKVMGK, from the coding sequence ATGGCCGATTTAGAATTAGCAGTAGCCCCCATGCATAGACTATGCAAAAAAGCAGGCGCAGACCGCGTAAGTGAAGCCGCAGCAAAAGAACTCGCCAAGGCGTTGGAAGGAATCGGCATCAAAATCGCCAAGGAAGCCTTGGACTTTGCCATGCACGCAGGCAGAAAAACCATCAAATCCGAAGACATCGAAATCGCATCAAAAAAAGTCATGGGAAAATAA
- a CDS encoding DegT/DnrJ/EryC1/StrS family aminotransferase yields the protein MIPINLPRVGEEEIQAVVKVMRSGYLTSSLGAGPEVTKFEKSFAKMADAKHAVAVNTGTAALHAAISAAGIKAGDEVILPSFTFVATAEAVVLAGGKPVFADIDPETYNVAPNEVEKRITKQTKAIVPVDLYGLSADMSSIREVADKYGLAVVEDAAQAHGLAYRGKAAGAFADAACWSLYASKNITTGEGGVVTTNDDEIAERLRMIRTHGEKAKYASEMLGCNYRMSEIQAAIGSVQLEKLPNFVAKRTQNAQKLTQLLSQSNKLCLPAEPKNGKHSWYLYTARLYNGNEAERNQLLDALHQNGIGAEAYYLNPVHTMPYYLNNFGSVKLEETEKAAKQVFSLPIHPSVTEEQAEFIGETVLKLLS from the coding sequence TTGATACCTATTAATCTCCCCCGAGTTGGCGAAGAAGAAATTCAAGCGGTCGTTAAAGTCATGCGCAGCGGCTACCTCACCAGCAGCCTTGGCGCAGGACCAGAAGTCACTAAATTCGAAAAAAGCTTTGCCAAGATGGCAGATGCTAAGCATGCAGTGGCAGTGAACACGGGTACGGCTGCGTTGCATGCGGCAATTTCAGCGGCAGGCATCAAAGCGGGCGACGAAGTTATCTTGCCCAGTTTCACGTTTGTGGCTACGGCGGAAGCGGTTGTTTTGGCTGGCGGCAAACCCGTATTTGCCGACATAGACCCTGAAACCTACAACGTGGCGCCTAACGAAGTTGAAAAGAGAATCACAAAACAAACCAAAGCCATTGTGCCCGTGGACCTTTATGGGTTATCCGCCGACATGTCGTCCATTCGTGAAGTCGCCGACAAATATGGCTTAGCGGTTGTGGAGGATGCCGCCCAAGCTCACGGCTTAGCCTACAGAGGGAAAGCCGCAGGTGCGTTTGCTGACGCAGCGTGTTGGAGCTTGTATGCAAGCAAAAACATAACCACCGGCGAAGGCGGCGTCGTGACCACAAACGATGATGAAATAGCTGAACGTTTGAGGATGATTCGGACGCATGGAGAAAAAGCCAAGTATGCCTCGGAAATGTTGGGATGCAACTACCGCATGTCAGAAATTCAAGCGGCCATAGGTTCCGTACAGCTTGAAAAGCTCCCTAATTTCGTGGCAAAACGCACCCAAAACGCGCAGAAACTAACCCAACTTTTGTCCCAATCCAACAAGCTTTGCCTGCCCGCAGAGCCTAAAAACGGGAAGCACAGTTGGTACCTCTACACGGCAAGGCTTTACAACGGGAATGAAGCTGAACGTAACCAGCTTTTAGATGCACTTCACCAAAACGGGATTGGCGCAGAAGCTTACTACCTGAACCCCGTTCACACGATGCCCTATTACTTGAACAATTTTGGGTCAGTTAAGCTTGAGGAAACCGAGAAAGCGGCAAAGCAGGTTTTCTCGTTGCCTATTCACCCAAGCGTCACCGAAGAACAGGCGGAGTTTATCGGCGAAACAGTATTAAAGTTGCTGTCTTAA
- a CDS encoding amino acid-binding protein, which produces MWSLIKKHFKEYPERLKVARVLVENGLTVRNQKIYLNQIEIPPIRIARVATVDRRTVNETVRAIKGNRELRLIFEEIRPAGHSLKEIAKHLNLGVVEITPVDAKAHGILANSAMLLTNGGLSIRQAIVDDPELSPEPKLTLIVEKKLSGELISQLLKIEGVAKVSVY; this is translated from the coding sequence ATGTGGAGCTTAATCAAAAAACACTTCAAAGAATACCCTGAACGGCTCAAAGTTGCACGTGTCCTTGTGGAAAACGGGTTAACCGTGAGGAACCAGAAAATCTACCTAAACCAAATCGAGATTCCACCTATTCGCATCGCAAGAGTCGCCACCGTAGACCGCCGAACAGTCAACGAAACTGTCCGCGCCATAAAAGGCAACCGTGAACTCCGCCTCATATTCGAAGAAATCCGCCCCGCAGGACACTCTCTGAAAGAAATCGCCAAACACCTCAACCTGGGCGTTGTAGAAATAACACCCGTGGACGCAAAAGCCCACGGCATCCTGGCAAACTCTGCTATGCTTCTCACAAACGGCGGCTTGAGTATCCGTCAGGCAATTGTGGATGACCCTGAACTTTCGCCTGAGCCAAAGTTGACGTTGATTGTGGAAAAGAAGCTTTCTGGCGAATTGATTTCGCAACTGCTTAAAATTGAGGGGGTCGCTAAGGTATCCGTTTACTAG
- a CDS encoding cyclophilin-like fold protein has product MSEVSRVKIKFQIEGLGEAEGELVRFMAPRTVDTIVRKLPIEGRAALYKEEIYFEIPLKMGEEKAKPTVETGAIAFWPMGGALCVFYGQSQPYSPVSNLGKITKNLEIFKQIKSGTRIRVEQLVSE; this is encoded by the coding sequence TTGAGTGAAGTTTCCCGTGTAAAAATAAAGTTTCAAATCGAGGGTTTAGGCGAAGCCGAAGGCGAACTAGTACGGTTTATGGCGCCCAGAACAGTTGACACAATCGTCCGCAAACTCCCCATCGAAGGACGCGCCGCCCTCTACAAAGAAGAAATCTATTTTGAAATCCCCCTAAAAATGGGAGAAGAAAAAGCCAAACCAACTGTGGAAACAGGCGCCATAGCGTTTTGGCCTATGGGCGGGGCATTGTGCGTGTTTTACGGGCAATCCCAACCGTATAGTCCGGTGAGTAATCTGGGGAAAATTACCAAAAACTTGGAAATCTTTAAGCAAATAAAAAGTGGAACCCGAATACGGGTAGAGCAGCTAGTAAGCGAGTGA
- a CDS encoding 30S ribosomal protein S17e, with translation MGKVKTEQIKHLAKELIARFPDKFSTNFDDNKVMVSELTEDITTRVRNQVAGYITRTYTLNQKGVPLQEDEILLEETEE, from the coding sequence ATGGGAAAAGTTAAGACCGAACAGATAAAGCACCTAGCCAAAGAGCTGATTGCGCGGTTTCCAGACAAGTTCTCCACAAACTTTGACGACAACAAAGTCATGGTCAGCGAACTCACGGAAGACATCACAACCAGAGTCCGCAACCAAGTGGCAGGCTACATAACACGCACCTACACGCTCAACCAGAAAGGCGTCCCGTTGCAAGAAGACGAAATCCTTTTAGAGGAAACCGAAGAATAA
- the thsB gene encoding thermosome subunit beta, with protein MSSNVQAGGVPVLVLKEGTNRSRGKEAQNTNMTAAKIVAESVRSALGPKGMDKMLVDNFGDVTITSDGRTILDEMDVQNPAAKMLVEVAKAQDNEAGDGTTSAVVVAGELLTKAEDLLEKNIHPTVITDGYKIAQEKALETLEKIALPIDLQDTSYLKKAAVTSMASKLVAEHKDALADIVVNAMLAVAEKQGDGYKADVDDVLVEKKTGDSIKETSLINGIVIDKEIVHSGMPKRVENAKIALLDCSLELEKTEYDSKLNIDSPEQIEAFLAQEETMLKAMADKIAASGANVVICQKGIDDMVQHFLSKKGISAIRRAKKSDMERLAKATCGSIVSNIESLTADDLGQAALVEERKIAEDKMTFIEGCKQPKAVTILIRGSSPRLNNETERSIHDALCVVRDLIREPKIVAGGGAPELEMAMTLKKYAETQSGREQLAIKAFAEALEVIATTLVENAGLDPIDVISDLRSRHEKGETWAGFEVLSGKVQDMHKVGVFEPVAVKKQILKSAGEAATLILKIDDVIAAEKMKTPPTPPGGMGGGMGGMDGMGGF; from the coding sequence TTGTCGTCAAATGTACAAGCTGGCGGTGTGCCAGTTCTCGTCCTAAAAGAAGGCACTAACAGGTCTCGCGGAAAAGAAGCCCAAAACACCAACATGACCGCCGCTAAAATTGTAGCGGAAAGTGTCCGAAGCGCTTTAGGTCCCAAAGGCATGGACAAAATGCTCGTCGATAACTTCGGCGATGTCACAATCACAAGTGACGGACGCACCATCTTAGATGAGATGGATGTTCAGAACCCTGCAGCAAAGATGCTGGTTGAAGTTGCCAAGGCACAGGACAACGAAGCAGGCGACGGAACAACCTCCGCCGTTGTGGTGGCAGGTGAACTTTTAACCAAAGCCGAAGACCTCTTGGAAAAGAACATTCACCCAACCGTAATCACCGACGGCTACAAAATTGCCCAAGAAAAAGCCTTGGAAACTTTAGAAAAAATTGCACTACCCATAGACCTCCAAGACACCAGTTACCTCAAAAAAGCCGCCGTCACCTCCATGGCAAGCAAACTTGTCGCTGAACACAAAGATGCTTTGGCTGACATTGTGGTAAACGCCATGCTTGCAGTTGCAGAAAAACAAGGCGACGGCTACAAAGCTGACGTAGATGATGTGTTGGTGGAAAAGAAAACGGGTGACTCCATTAAGGAAACCAGCCTCATAAATGGCATTGTAATTGACAAAGAAATTGTCCACTCCGGCATGCCTAAACGGGTGGAAAACGCCAAAATTGCGTTGCTGGACTGTTCTTTGGAACTCGAAAAAACTGAGTATGATTCCAAACTTAACATTGACAGCCCCGAGCAGATTGAGGCTTTCCTCGCACAAGAAGAAACCATGCTCAAAGCTATGGCAGACAAAATTGCGGCTTCGGGCGCAAACGTGGTTATCTGCCAAAAAGGCATTGATGACATGGTGCAGCACTTCCTCTCCAAGAAAGGCATCTCAGCCATTCGCCGAGCCAAAAAATCCGACATGGAACGCTTAGCCAAAGCCACCTGCGGCAGCATCGTCAGCAACATCGAATCCCTTACCGCCGACGACCTTGGTCAGGCAGCGTTGGTGGAGGAACGAAAAATTGCCGAGGACAAAATGACCTTTATCGAAGGATGCAAACAACCCAAGGCAGTCACCATTCTAATCCGCGGGTCATCCCCACGGCTAAACAACGAAACGGAGCGGTCAATTCACGACGCACTATGTGTGGTTCGAGATTTGATTCGGGAGCCCAAAATTGTTGCTGGCGGCGGAGCCCCAGAACTCGAAATGGCTATGACTCTTAAAAAGTACGCCGAAACCCAATCTGGCAGAGAGCAGCTGGCTATTAAAGCCTTTGCTGAAGCCCTCGAAGTCATAGCTACAACGCTGGTTGAGAACGCGGGGTTAGACCCCATTGATGTCATCTCTGACTTGCGGTCCAGACACGAAAAAGGCGAAACATGGGCTGGATTTGAAGTTTTATCTGGCAAAGTGCAAGACATGCACAAAGTAGGCGTGTTTGAGCCAGTTGCAGTAAAGAAGCAGATACTCAAGTCAGCTGGTGAAGCAGCCACATTGATTTTGAAAATCGATGATGTGATCGCTGCCGAAAAAATGAAAACACCCCCAACACCGCCCGGCGGAATGGGCGGAGGCATGGGTGGCATGGACGGAATGGGAGGCTTCTAA
- a CDS encoding MoaD/ThiS family protein, producing the protein MSVTLKFLGALRHASGQDKVIVECADQTTVMALVEAATKQAPALRPNLLDEQLDTPKPNALVLVNGKEISVLNGLETKVKDGDEVVFVPVVHGG; encoded by the coding sequence GTGTCAGTTACTTTAAAGTTTCTGGGTGCACTGCGGCATGCCTCTGGACAAGACAAAGTCATCGTCGAATGCGCCGACCAAACCACCGTGATGGCCCTCGTGGAAGCCGCAACTAAGCAAGCTCCAGCGTTGCGCCCTAACCTGCTTGACGAGCAACTGGACACACCCAAGCCCAACGCGCTGGTTCTGGTTAATGGCAAAGAAATCAGCGTTCTTAACGGTTTAGAAACCAAGGTTAAAGACGGCGACGAAGTTGTTTTTGTGCCTGTAGTACATGGAGGCTAA
- a CDS encoding TrmB family transcriptional regulator, with protein sequence MSVDENTRETLREMGLNAYEVDAYLALIDNGKMTAMEISHQAKVPYSKIYEVLNSLKEKGWIKSSETRPFKYFPVSPLEATAYTKQRLDDKVQIWEQTVAATLQPLYEKHELVERPDILILHGQQAVLAKLEEVLKKANKEIMIAAPVFAKPIFASADQLLMGLRKNVTVKVMAAGESGDWKPLKTVAGINELRVRDNMFGGGVITDGKEAMLFLGEDKPSLVIWSKHVGLVRFAREYFQFLWDSSATA encoded by the coding sequence GTGTCAGTCGACGAGAACACCCGTGAAACTCTACGGGAAATGGGGTTAAATGCTTACGAAGTCGACGCATACCTAGCTCTGATAGACAACGGAAAAATGACCGCAATGGAAATTAGCCACCAAGCCAAAGTCCCCTACTCCAAGATTTATGAGGTACTCAACTCGCTTAAGGAGAAAGGCTGGATAAAAAGCAGCGAAACCCGCCCCTTCAAATACTTCCCCGTGTCACCATTGGAAGCCACCGCCTACACCAAACAACGCCTCGACGACAAAGTCCAAATTTGGGAGCAAACGGTCGCGGCGACGTTGCAGCCGCTTTATGAGAAACATGAACTAGTCGAGCGCCCCGACATCCTTATCTTGCACGGGCAGCAAGCCGTCTTAGCCAAGCTGGAGGAAGTTCTCAAAAAAGCCAACAAGGAAATTATGATAGCCGCGCCTGTTTTTGCTAAACCTATCTTTGCGTCTGCAGACCAGTTGCTGATGGGGTTGCGTAAGAACGTGACGGTGAAGGTGATGGCGGCGGGTGAGAGCGGCGACTGGAAACCCCTCAAAACTGTCGCAGGCATTAACGAGTTGCGGGTGCGGGACAACATGTTTGGCGGCGGCGTCATCACAGACGGCAAAGAAGCCATGCTGTTTTTGGGCGAAGACAAACCCAGCCTGGTCATATGGAGCAAACATGTGGGCTTGGTGAGGTTTGCACGTGAATACTTCCAGTTCCTCTGGGACTCTTCAGCAACAGCATAA
- a CDS encoding TrpB-like pyridoxal phosphate-dependent enzyme has translation MAKPLNEDYFVTLPIDETPTSWYNIQADLPEPLPPPLDPETKEPINPEKLFRIFGKELVMQEMAQERYVKIPDEVYDAYIRLPRPSPLYRARRLEKFLGTPAEIYFKCEQFSPAGSHKTNSAIPQAYYNMKQGITRLVTETGAGQWGTALAYSAKMFDLECRIYMVRASYFQKPGRRLIAQLYGAEMLPSPSDNTEFGRKLLKEDPNHVGSLGIAISEAVEDCMTDENTRYTLGSVLNHVCMHQTIIGQEAQKQFDLIDKKPDIVCGCIGGGSNYAGFSFPFMADKLKGKSDIEFVACESKAVPHTTRGVYTYDYGDTAATAPIVKMLTLGHNYACPPIHAGGLRYHGMAPLVSYLIHKGYMKSVAYHQKEIFEAAQTLAQTEGFVIAPETAHSLKYVIDKALECKKTGEKKIIAMNYSGHGLLDLSAYDQFFSGKLVDFEPEKIEVPLFK, from the coding sequence ATGGCGAAACCACTAAACGAAGACTATTTCGTCACATTACCCATAGACGAAACTCCCACCTCATGGTACAACATTCAAGCTGACCTCCCGGAACCTCTCCCACCACCACTGGACCCAGAAACAAAAGAACCCATAAACCCCGAAAAACTGTTCCGCATCTTCGGAAAAGAACTCGTAATGCAGGAAATGGCGCAGGAACGCTACGTCAAAATCCCCGACGAAGTCTACGATGCCTACATCCGCCTCCCCAGACCTTCCCCGCTGTACCGCGCACGCCGCTTGGAGAAGTTTTTGGGAACTCCCGCGGAAATCTACTTTAAATGTGAACAGTTCAGTCCCGCAGGCAGTCACAAAACCAACTCCGCCATACCCCAAGCTTACTACAACATGAAACAAGGAATCACAAGGCTGGTCACCGAAACGGGCGCAGGTCAATGGGGCACCGCGTTGGCGTATTCCGCTAAAATGTTCGATTTGGAATGCCGTATCTACATGGTTCGCGCCAGCTACTTCCAAAAACCTGGCAGGCGACTCATCGCCCAACTCTATGGTGCGGAGATGCTTCCTTCACCAAGCGACAACACCGAGTTTGGCAGAAAACTCCTCAAAGAAGACCCCAACCACGTCGGCTCCTTAGGCATCGCCATCAGCGAAGCAGTGGAGGATTGCATGACCGACGAAAACACACGCTACACCTTAGGTTCGGTGCTCAACCACGTCTGCATGCACCAAACCATAATCGGTCAAGAAGCCCAGAAACAGTTTGACCTCATCGACAAGAAACCCGACATCGTTTGCGGATGCATCGGAGGCGGCTCCAACTATGCTGGCTTTAGCTTCCCCTTCATGGCTGACAAACTCAAAGGCAAATCCGACATCGAATTTGTTGCCTGCGAATCCAAAGCCGTTCCACACACAACCAGAGGCGTCTACACCTACGACTACGGCGACACCGCAGCCACAGCACCCATCGTCAAAATGCTCACCCTCGGACACAACTACGCTTGCCCACCCATCCACGCAGGCGGCCTCAGATACCACGGCATGGCCCCACTCGTGTCGTACCTGATTCACAAGGGATACATGAAATCCGTCGCATACCACCAAAAAGAAATCTTTGAAGCAGCACAAACTCTTGCCCAAACCGAAGGCTTCGTAATCGCCCCAGAAACAGCGCACTCCCTCAAATACGTCATAGACAAAGCCTTGGAATGCAAGAAGACGGGCGAGAAGAAAATCATCGCCATGAACTACAGCGGACACGGCTTGCTGGACCTTTCAGCCTACGACCAGTTCTTCAGCGGCAAACTGGTGGATTTCGAACCAGAAAAAATTGAAGTCCCCCTGTTCAAATAA